TAGACGACGTAGCTCCAGTGGCCCTCGGGGTGGATGAGCAGCAGCGCCGGCTTGAAGAAGAAGATGAAGGGCAGGATGGCCGTGCGCATGTCGTAGATGAAGCCCTGGATGCCCGTCTTGATCGGGTCGCTGCGGGCGATGGCCGCGGCCGCGTAGGCGGCGAGGCCCACCGGCGGGGTGTCGTCAGCGAGGATGCCGAAGTAGAAGACGAAGAGGTGGACGGCCACGATGGGCACGGCGAACTCGGCCTTGTCGGCGAGGTTGGCGATCACCGGCGCGATCAGCGAGGCCATGACGATGTAGTTCGCGGTCGTGGGCAGCCCCATGCCCAGCACCAGGCTGGCCACCGCCGAGATGAGCAGCACCAGCATGATGTTGCCGCCCGACATCGCCTCGACGATGTCGGCGAGGCCGAAGCCCAGGCCGGTCATGGTGACGATGCCGACGATGATCCCCGCGGACGCGGTGGCGATGGCGATCGAGGTCATGTTGCGCGCCCCCGCCTCGAAGCCCTGCACGATGTCGACGACGCCCTCCCAGAGGCCGCGGAGGATGCCGCCGCCGATGGCGGCGTGCCGGGCGCGCGCCGCGAGGATCGCCTCCTGGACGATGAAGACGACCAGCGAGATGGGCACCGCGTACTCGAACTCCATCTTGAAGTACTGTTTGAAGGCGAGCATCAGCCCCATGGGGATGACGTAGTCGGCGAAGTTGCCCTTCTGCCCGCGAATCACGATGGCGATGCGCTGCATCGCGATCATGCCGATCAGCATGAACATGGCGTTGAGCGCGGAGCGTTCCGGGGTGTGGCGCAGCCCCACCAGCTCGTACATCAGCCAGCCTACCGGGATCAGGTACTGCGCCCCCGAAAAGAAGGTGGACCAAAACGGGGGAAGCTCGCTCTTGGATAGCCCCTTCAGCCCCAGCTTGAGCGCCTCCAGGTGCACCACGTAGAAGAGGCCGATGTAGGAGAGCACCGCCGGCACCGCGGCGTAGATGATCAGCTTGTAGTAGGGGAGGTCAAGGAACTCGGCCATGATGAAGGCCGCCGCCCCCATGACCGGCGGCATCAGCTGGCCGTTGGTGGACGAGCCCACCTCGGTGGCGCCCGCCTTTTCCGGAGGGTAGCCCACCTTCTTCATCAGCGGGATGGTGAAGGTGCCGGTGGTCACCACGTTGGCGATCGAGGAGCCCGAGATGATGCCGGTGAGCATGCTGCCCACCACTGCGGCCTTGGCGGGGCCGCCGCGGTAGGTGCCCAGCCCGGAGTAGGCGAGGTCGACGAAGTACTTACCGGCCCCCGCCTTGTCGAGCAGCGCCCCGAAGAGGACGAAGAGGAAGACGAAGCGGGCGGAGACCTGGATGGGGGTGCCCCAGATGCCTTCGGTCGTCAGGTAGAGCTGCTCGACGATGCGTCGCC
The DNA window shown above is from Oceanithermus desulfurans and carries:
- a CDS encoding TRAP transporter permease, with protein sequence MKPEESDIRSNPTPAGDTGDLDKAVELMQEVEYGARDPRAAWQKWLIFLIAVAWSTFQVWATWKGNLDILILGSIHLAFAFALAFLAYPSKNPPRDAAVVVLTAGVVLNILTAGKFFIWIALATLLAGVAIWYATPKRAPRDRVPWVDWAVLAMGLAGALYIVYDFNGIVLERGGVANTTDIIMGTIALAALFLATIRVVGVALLAISGVLILYAVTGPKGLIPYELPDIIYLHSGYPWRRIVEQLYLTTEGIWGTPIQVSARFVFLFVLFGALLDKAGAGKYFVDLAYSGLGTYRGGPAKAAVVGSMLTGIISGSSIANVVTTGTFTIPLMKKVGYPPEKAGATEVGSSTNGQLMPPVMGAAAFIMAEFLDLPYYKLIIYAAVPAVLSYIGLFYVVHLEALKLGLKGLSKSELPPFWSTFFSGAQYLIPVGWLMYELVGLRHTPERSALNAMFMLIGMIAMQRIAIVIRGQKGNFADYVIPMGLMLAFKQYFKMEFEYAVPISLVVFIVQEAILAARARHAAIGGGILRGLWEGVVDIVQGFEAGARNMTSIAIATASAGIIVGIVTMTGLGFGLADIVEAMSGGNIMLVLLISAVASLVLGMGLPTTANYIVMASLIAPVIANLADKAEFAVPIVAVHLFVFYFGILADDTPPVGLAAYAAAAIARSDPIKTGIQGFIYDMRTAILPFIFFFKPALLLIHPEGHWSYVVYVVLTALVAMLLFVAGTQGWWLTRATWPERIGLLLASFLLFTTQRMLHAIGIDSLANLPDFLRNTLGMHVLDANPDLAYAIIAVILIAAVFLSQRARIRREPQPA